The sequence GAACAGCCACAATGCCGAAAGCGTGCCGTACTCGAAATAGGTTAACGAGATATCACCTCGCGCGGCTTCGATTTCCGCGAACGACGCCGTATGCGCCGATTCCGGCAGCTCGCTGTTCTGCACGCGAACCCGCTCAGTGTAACGTACCAGGTGTGGTGAGCTGTAAACGCCAACCTTGTAACCCGCCGCCATCAGGACGGATTCCAGCGTACGGCAGGTAGTGCCTTTACCGTTGGTGCCTGCGACGGTGAAAACGAAAGGCGCAGGTTTCAGCACGCCCAGACGCGCGGCAACCTGGCTTACGCGCTCAAGCCCCATATCAATGGTTTTACTGTGCAGGTTTTCCAGATAAGAAAGCCACGCGGCCAGGGGCGACGTGGCTTGAGGAATGCTTTTATTTTCCATGATGCCCGGTTGTCATTAGCAGGTTATAAAGCAAAAGGGCAGCGCCATCTGGCCCTGCCCTTTTCAGTTATCAGGCCTCGGGTTCCTGATCCGGTACCACCACGCCTTCGCGCGGCTCATCCGGGTTTGGCGCGGGCAGATTCATCAGCTTCGCCAGAACGCTTGCCAGTTTCAGGCGCATTTCCGGACGGCGGACGATCATATCGATGGCGCCTTTCTCAATGAGGAACTCACTGCGCTGGAAGCCCGGCGGCAGTTTTTCACGAACGGTTTGCTCAATGACGCGAGGACCCGCGAAACCGATCAATGCTTTTGGCTCAGCAATGTTCAGATCGCCCAGCATCGCGAAGCTTGCAGAGACGCCTCCCATGGTTGGGTCGGTCAGCACGGAAATGTAAGGCAGACCGCGTTCCTGCATTTTCGCCAGCGCCGCAGAGGTTTTCGCCATCTGCATCAGAGACATCAGCGCTTCCTGCATACGTGCTCCGCCAGAGGCAGAGAAGCAGATCAGCGGGCAGTTATCTTCCAGCGCTTGCTCAACGGCACGCACAAAACGTGCGCCCACGACAGAGCCCATTGAGCCACCCATAAAGGAGAACTCAAACGCCGCGGCGACAACCGGCATTTCATGCAGGGTGCCTTTCATGACGATCAGCGCGTCTTTCTCGCCAGTCTCTTTCTGTGCAGAGGCCAGACGATCTTTGTATTTTTTGGAATCGCGGAACTTCAGCACATCTTTTGGCTCAAGCTCGCTGCCCAGTTCTACCAGTGAACCTTCGTCCAGCAGGCTATGCAGGCGGTTACGCGCCGACATACGCATATGGTGGTCACACTTCGGACACACTTCAAGATTGCGTTCCAGCTCTGCACGGTACAGAACCTGGCCGCAGCTATCACACTTCGTCCATACCCCTTCAGGAATGCTCGCTTTGCGCGTTGGGGTAATGTTGCTTTTAATTCGTTCAATCCAGCTCATTGATAACCTTTCTGCCTGAACCTGGTCGTATGCCAGTTTTGCTATAAGAGGCGAATAATGCCATTTTTGCCTCCAACAGACCATGAATGTTGCACATTAAAACATAACAGCCCGAAACTTTGGATAAAAAAGTGGTCGAACCGCCAGCGTGCATTTACTTCGCTTGCTTTGCCGCCGCGCGTTTGTGACGAATAATCTCGATAACGCCAGGCAGTACGGAAAGCACAATAATCGCTACAATCAGTAACTTAAGGTTTTCCTGAACCACCGGCAAGTCGCCAAACAGGTAGCCTGCATAGGTAAACAACAGCACCCACAGCAGCGCGCCCACGACGTTATACATCGCAAAATGACGATAGGACATATGCCCCATTCCCGCCACAAACGGTGCAAATGTGCGCACAATAGGCACAAAACGCGCAAGGATAATGGTTTTTCCGCCATGACGTTCATAAAACGCATGGGTTTTATCTAAATAGCTGCGACGGAAAATTTTCGAATCAGGATTGCTGAACAAGCGCTCACCGAACACCCGGCCAATGGTATAGTTGACGGCATCCCCGATAATTGCGGCAATCACCATCATCACCACCATCAGATGCACGTTCAAATCATTGGTCGGTAGGGCCGATAACGCACCCGCAACAAACAGCAGGGAGTCCCCCGGCAGGAAGGGGGTAACGACCAGACCGGTTTCACAGAACAGAATGAGGAACAGGATGGCATAAACCCAGACGCCATACTGCGCGACCAGTTCCGCCAGGTGAACATCAATATGCAGAATGAAATCAATCAGAAAACGTATTACGTCCATATTGTCTAAGCCTTAATTGCACCTTTGTTTAGTCCGCTAAAAACAGCGGGCCCATTGGCGGTTTTGGCAGGTCAAACCGATC comes from Enterobacter kobei and encodes:
- a CDS encoding DedA family protein produces the protein MDVIRFLIDFILHIDVHLAELVAQYGVWVYAILFLILFCETGLVVTPFLPGDSLLFVAGALSALPTNDLNVHLMVVMMVIAAIIGDAVNYTIGRVFGERLFSNPDSKIFRRSYLDKTHAFYERHGGKTIILARFVPIVRTFAPFVAGMGHMSYRHFAMYNVVGALLWVLLFTYAGYLFGDLPVVQENLKLLIVAIIVLSVLPGVIEIIRHKRAAAKQAK
- the accD gene encoding acetyl-CoA carboxylase, carboxyltransferase subunit beta, giving the protein MSWIERIKSNITPTRKASIPEGVWTKCDSCGQVLYRAELERNLEVCPKCDHHMRMSARNRLHSLLDEGSLVELGSELEPKDVLKFRDSKKYKDRLASAQKETGEKDALIVMKGTLHEMPVVAAAFEFSFMGGSMGSVVGARFVRAVEQALEDNCPLICFSASGGARMQEALMSLMQMAKTSAALAKMQERGLPYISVLTDPTMGGVSASFAMLGDLNIAEPKALIGFAGPRVIEQTVREKLPPGFQRSEFLIEKGAIDMIVRRPEMRLKLASVLAKLMNLPAPNPDEPREGVVVPDQEPEA